A single region of the Lotus japonicus ecotype B-129 chromosome 4, LjGifu_v1.2 genome encodes:
- the LOC130712883 gene encoding uncharacterized protein LOC130712883, which yields MMIGFGDVVKCNSDGSFLDLDQRIAGGGVIRDHHGKWVAGCFSGATGDNEFRAEAVTLRDVLRLAWHRGFQRVICEVDYAVLVSTLADIPAIHRHSEFPVLYTIHHMLRWV from the coding sequence ATGATGATTGGGTTCGGAGATGTGGTGAAATGCAACTCTGATGGTAGTTTTCTGGACTTGGATCAGAGGATAGCTGGTGGTGGGGTTATTCGCGACCACCATGGCAAATGGGTGGCGGGCTGCTTCTCTGGGGCGACGGGAGACAATGAGTTTAGAGCCGAGGCTGTGACACTGCGGGATGTTCTCCGTTTAGCTTGGCACCGTGGCTTCCAACGTGTTATCTGCGAAGTTGATTATGCGGTTCTTGTGAGCACCTTAGCTGATATACCAGCCATTCATAGGCATTCTGAGTTTCCTGTGTTGTACACCATTCATCACATGTTGAGGTGGGTGTGA